TTTTTGCATATTCCTATTCTCTTTCTGTTTTCCGGATATGGTCCGAAAAAAGAAAACCGAAAATAATTGGTTTAAGATAGAGAAAATCTTTTATAAAACGGAACAACGAAAGATCGAGATTTCCCTAAAAGGAACAGTAAAAAATCCTGCTATAGTAGGTTTAGAAGGATTTGAATTGAATGAAAATTCTTCTGATATTTTGTTATTTCAGCAGGAAAAGCCGCTTCCAATCGGATCCGTTCTTCTTAAATTTAAGGTAGAAGTTACCGAAAACAAAGAATGGATACGAAAGGTCGGAACCACTCGCAAGTGGATCCAGATTGTATTAAAAAACGATAACGGGCAGACTACTCACTTACAAACAGAGGTCTCTATCCATGAGTCCGATAAAAAGCAGTTTAGAAAAGATCTTTCCTTGGATGCGGAAGGGGAGTCCATTCGTTTAGATGGAAGAGATTGGAGACTTGTCTCTGATATAGATAGGATAGATCAGGCATTATTACAATATGTTCCCAAGTCAGAATCATTACTATTTTGGAATGAAATGCTTTCTATCCATGTTTATAAAGTGAGAGCTTCTTCTCCTTCCGAAATTTATTCCCTCCTGGAGTCCGGTAAGAAAAAAGAATGTCCGAATATTCTTTGGAATCTTGAATCAGAGAAGTCGGGAAAAATTTCTTATTCTTGGGAACATTCCGGTTGTGGTAATTTGTCTCCTTCTTCTCAGATTGCAAAATTATATAAAGGAGAATTCGGAATTTATAATATTCGATACGATAGAAGGAATAAGATAAATGCCGAAGATAGAAAACGCTGGTCTGAACTGTTGGATCTTCTTCCGTTGAAGTTGGATTGAATTTTTTATTTTACTGTAGGAGTTCCTACATGGGTTAAGGGCGGCCCCCGCCCCTTCGCAGCGACAATAGGAGCGAGAAGACGACCATGTAAGAGTCGGTGATCGCAGATCAAACGAGCGGGCCACTTTGGATACTAGCTCAGTTTAATCGAACGCATTTTTTAAAAAACGGCCCCCGCCCTGCGTTGGGATTGGGGGGAGAGGCTCGTGGGAGAGCTCGCACTCCTATATCATAAATTCCAATTTTCTGCAACCGAATTTTATAATATCTATTGTAGGAGCTCCAACAACGGAATTCCTATTTACAACCCGCGAGAGATCGAACCGGGGTCACAAAAATCGTGAATACGATTTTTTGACCGAAGGTGAGAGCTCGGTCCGAGCCCTTGATGAAAGGCCTCCGGACTATTTTGGGCTCGTTTATTTCCTATTGATCGTTCGCGAGGACGCGGCCAACCCCAAAAACTTTGTAATACTTGTTGGAATTCCAACATGAGAAGGATCATTTTTTGCCTTGACCCAGATTTGAGGAAGTCTAATTCCTGTAATTACACATGTGTAATTACATATATGTAGATGCACATTAATTCTCTTGGGAGATTCGATATGGAATTGACGATTGATAAACCGGTGCTTTCCCCTCATAGTTTTGCTAGGATTCGTTTCCAGGATTGTGATCCTTTTGGGCATTTGAATAATGCAAGGTATATGGATTATTTTTTGGAGGCTCGTTCCGAGCAGTTGAGAGAGACTGCCAATTTTGATTTTTATGAATATGGTTCCAGTTCAGGTAAATCTTGGGTGGTAAGTAAGGTAGAGACTCAATATTTGGAACCGGTCAAACAGAATGATGTGGTGAAAATTGTAACTCGTTTGATCAAGCTGACTCCGGCAACGATCCATAATGAATACTTACTTTTGGATAAGGAAGGTAATCGTTTGAAGGCAGTTTTGAGGGCGCAATTTTCTTTTATTGATCTCCAAAAGGGGCGCCCTGTTCGTCATGACCAAGAGATGATGTCTTTTTTAGGTAGTTTCATATTCGATGAACCTGGTTTGGATGATGCTTCCTTCGAGGAGAGGGTAAAACAGTTGCGGAAACAAGTATCAGAGGGAAAATATTCCCAAGACTAATAGTCTTTTGATCCTATGTCCAAGAAGTCTCAAAATATTACGGCTCGGAAATCTGAAAAATTCCCGAGCAAAGCGGATATGCTTAGCGCAGGTTTAAGTTGTGTGAACTTTAATCTGCGCAGAGCTTCTAGGGCGGTCACACAATTTTATGATAGAGAATTGGAGAAGGCGGGTCTTACTTCTCAAAGATTCAGTTTATTGCATACTTTAGGCGCGACAGAAGGTCTTGGTCTTGCCGAGTTAGCCGACCTTCTCGTTTTAGATAGAACTACTTTGATCCGTAACTTGACTCCTTTGGAAGAGTTGGGCTATGTTGCGGATGTCCCTTCCGAAAATAAAAGAGCTCGAAAAGTTATTTTGACTCAAAAAGGTTTGGAAGCCTTGAGGGTTGCGTATCCTATTTGGGAAGAGGCCCAGGCTACCGTCACGGAAGCTATGGGAGAGGACGATCTAAAAAGATTATTGAAAAGATTGAATTCGATCGTCCGTAAAAGGAATTTTAAAGAATTTTCCAAATCGGAAGATTGAACCAGAATTTTCATTAGTTTATTTTTTCATAATATTGAATTTTAGAGTTTGAGCCGGTTTCTGAAAACCATGAATAAAAATCTTTATCCTATCCTTTTCATTCCTACTGTCCTATTCTGTGCGTACTATTTTTTTTCTCCAAGTTGTGTCTCCGGTGATTGTAAAAACGGGATCGGGACTAAAATTTTGTCAGGATCTTATCGTTACGATGGAAGTTTCCAAAATGGGTTAGCCCATGGTAAAGGAAAACTTGTACTCGGCGGAATAGAATCTTATGATGGGGATTGGAATCGTGGTAATAAAGAAGGAAACGGTATTTATAAATACGCTGATGGAACAATTTATGAAGGTGAGTGGAAATGGAATAAGAGGAATGGCTTCGGCAAATTGACCGACTCGGAAGGAAATTTAATTTTTGAAGGCCAATGGAAGGACGATGGCCAAGTTTTGGTTAATAATTCAAAATGAAATATATTATTTTTTCCATTGCCGATCTTCGCTTAACGTTTAAATTCGTTAGATCTTAAGCCGTTCAGGTGAACTAAAATGAAAGTTTACGGTACTTCTGTTTCCGGGAATTGTTATAAAATTAAACTTCTATTGCATGTATTGAAAATTCCTTATGAATGGATCGAGACCGATACTAGAAAGGGCGAAACCAAAACTCAGGAATTTCTTCTTAAAAACCCGGTAGGTAAAGTTCCTCTTTTGGAATTAGAGTCCGGAGAATTTCTTTCCGAATCTAATGCCATCTTATATTTCTTAGCGAAGAATACTGACTTCTTTCCGGATGATCTTTTGGCCCAGTCCAGGATATTACAATGGATGTTTTTTGAACAATATAGTCATGAACCTTATATTGCGGTCAATCGTTGGTTGATACATTTTCAAAACAAAAAGGATGATCCTAGAATTCCGAGTAATCATACTAAAGGATTAGATGCTCTGAAGATCATGAATGACCATCTTGCCAAAAATCAATTCTTCGGTTCTGAAAATCTGAGCATAGCCGATATCGCTCTCTTTGCATATACACATGTGGCGGAAGAAGGTCAATTTCCTCTTTCTGATTTTTCGAACCTGAGCTCTTGGATCAGAAGGGTAAAAGAGATCCCGGATTTTATTCCGATATACTGAGACCTTAACATCGGAAGGAATATATATCCGGATTGGGAGAAGTGTGTTGGCCTGCTTTTCTAAATTCTCCTTGATTCCTTACTTTTGGTTTTCATATTCTACCGTTAAGATTCGGCCGATCCGATCCCGGCGAAAAAAATGGCGAAATATTCCAATTCCAAGATTTTACTAACGTGTACTGCCGCGGTGATTCTTATCGTTTTAGGAATTTTTCTATATGTTTTCTTTCGGAACGGCTCGGATGTTCCAAACTTTACGGATCGTTTTGAATTTAAAGATCTAACAAGGGCCCAAGCGGAGAAGTTTGGGATCCTCGGTCTTCCAAACGGTGTCTCCGATTATTTTATCAAACGTTGTGGATTTAGGGAATCCTGGGTGGTTTTCTCCAAATACAAGGTAGAAAGTTCCGAGTTTAGGAAAACTATTCTGGAACGATTCAAAAACCATCCTGGTTTAAATCGTAAATTCGATTCTTACCCGAGTGATTGGCCTGAAAATTTTGACCAAGGAAATTGTAGGCCGGATTGGTGGGAGCCTTGTTCTAAAGGTTTTTGGGCGGAAATTTCCAAAGGCCCCGATGTTGTAGCTCATAAAGACGGATTCTATCTCTGTGAAAGCGGTAAAGAACTAAGATGGTTCGTTTTTCATTTTAGAAATATCTTATAATTACTTACTGATGAATAATATATTCGAAAAAATTAATATTGAAGAAAAACATTTGGCATACGCGAGTTTGAGTAGAAGAGTTTATGCTCAGTTTCTGGATTTTTTGATCTTATGTCCTGTTTTGATCCCCCAAATCATGGTCTTCTATTACCACAATAAGATGGTATATGAATTGTTTCCTTTCTACACTGCCTTACATTCCTTACTTTATATCGGATATAGATTCGTAATGCATGCTTTATATGGCCGGACACTTGGCAAGGCATTTGCCGGGATAATCGTGACCGATTCTTGCAAAGGTCGTTTGGGATGGATCCGGTCTTTTATTCGGACTTTGCCTGAGCTCGCCTTGTCTTTAGTAACGATCATGAGTGCTGTATACGATTCCAGGATATTTATGGAACACCAGGCGGAGATGGAGGGGTTACCTTTAGCTGGTGTTCATCGGATTTTGAACAAATGGAATCCTTTAGACAATTTCACCTTTTGGGATTCGATTATATATTATGGGATTTCAGTAATTTATATCTTCTTTTCTCATAAAAGGACCGCATTACACGATCTTTTTGCAGGAACCAGGGTCCTCCGTTATAAAGCAGAATAGGTTTATTATACCGGATCGGAAATTTATTTCCTGTCCACATTCTCTTGACTCATATTCCGTAAATGTTATACTACAAAGATGCGGATCTTCGATTCTCACTTTCATATCATAGATCCAAGATTTCCTTTGGTGCCCAACCATGGCTTTTTGCCCGAGCCTTTTACGGTTTCCGACTATAATAAGCAGGCGGATTGGCTTAGGATCAAGGGTGGCGCTGTTGTTTCCGGTTCTTTCCAGGTATTTGATCAAACTTATCTATTGGATGCACTTTCCATATTAGGAAAAAATTATGTAGGTGTAACGCAACTTCCTGCAAATGTTCAGGATTCTGAAATTTTATCCCTTCATAGATCAGGAGTAAGAGCTGTTCGATTTAATGTAAGAAGGGGAGGTTCTGAGGAAATTTCCAAGATTAAGGAAATGGGTGCCAGGGTTTACGATATAGTCGGCTGGCATGTTGAATTGTATATAGATGCCAAAGAGGTAGATGAATTTTTAGAAGAAGTGTTATTATCACTTCCTAAAGTTTCCATAGATCACTTGGGATTATCCAAAGAAGGTTTTTCTACTATTCTAAGATTGGTGGAAAAAGGTGTAAGAGTAAAGGCCACCGGATTTGGTCGGACCAATATGGACATAAGAACCGCTTTGGTGGCAATCGCAGAGATTAATCCGGACGCTTTAATGTTCGGAACGGATCTTCCTTCTACACGTTCTCCCGCCCCATTTACTGAAGAGGATCTGCATCTTGTAACGGACACGTTCGAAGGTGAGTTATTGCAAAAAGTATTATATTCGAATGCACTTGATTTTTACGGCGTGAACGTAAAAGTATAAGAGCCTGTCCCAAAAGGTCCAGGCTCTTGAAGCCCGTGACTTAGTATCGATTGATAACCTATATTTGGGACGGACTATAAATTATTCTTTTTTAAAGATCCTATCAGCTATTCTTTTTACGATCCAAGAAGGAAATATTTTCGTAGAATAATAATGTGCCTGATTCATAAATCCCGGGACCGACCTTTTGGTTTCGTTTTGGATCGCTTGGAAGGCAACCTTTGCCACATCTTTCGGATCCATCGCGATCGAGTAAGCCAGATTTCCTAAGCCTCCCTTTTTATTTTCTTTATGAATTCCTGCTACTGTTAGAAAATTTGTTTTAGTAGTTCCTGGATATAAGATCCCAAGTTTAACTCCATAAGGAGCAAGTTCCGCTGCTAATGCTTCTGAAAAACTAACTACGTATGCCTTGCTTGCTGCATAAGCTGCCATATAAGAAAGAGGCTGTAAAGAAGCTGTGGATGCAACATTCAAAATAAAACCGTTATTACGTTCTATCATTCTCTTGGAAAATTCATTAGAAAGTCTAGTAACTGCGTTCATGTTAAGTAGAAGCATTGAATCTATTTTTTCAGGAGAAAGTTCCCAAGATTTTCCCCAAAGCCCGAATCCTGCATTATTGACTAGGACATTTACTTCTAACTTTAATTTGGAGACCCATTTTAAAATTTTAGGAACACTATCAGTCTTGGTTAGATCCGCTTCTAAGGTCTCTAATTTTCCGGAAGAGTTGATCTCTTTACATTCTTTTTGAAGAAGTTTGAATTCTTCTTTAGAAACACTGACTACTAATACGTTATAACCTTGTTTGTATAATAAGATAGAAAGTTCTTTGCCAATCCCGGAAGATCCTCCGGTGACTAAGACCGTTTTTGAAAAATCAGTTTTTTTGATTTCTGCTAAAATCTGATTTAGTATGGTTAATAAATCATAGATCTTATTTAAGAAATTTGGTTCTTCAACGTGAGAGCCTAAGGTGTCTGCGATTCCTTTGGACTCATCCTGTAGCCAAGTTAAAGAGCTAACATCTTTATATAGAAAGCCGCGTTTCATTTTATCAAGAACCATCAAATCTCTTTCATAACCGCTCTTCGAATAAAGAGCTTTGTGGTCTTTAATTTTTCGGCTAATATAATTGTGCAGCTCGTTTGCTTTTCGTATATATGTTTCCAAATCTACTTTTTTCTTCTTTAGCAACATTATGAGTCCTTTTCGATTTCGCAATAGATCCCTGATGATCTGAAATTTGTCAAAGCCTTTCAAAATCCGAAAAATCTAGCTTGCTCCATAGAATAAGGAACTTAATGTTTTCGGGATGTCTCCTTTATTCCAGCCTTTAAAAACATATTTGGATACGAAACTTTCTCTGATCGATAAAATCCCTAAGGAAAGAAAGTCGGTGCTTTCTTCATTCGCCGAATTTATTTTACAATCTTTTGAGACCAAACAAAAAGCGAATTTAGTTTTTATATGTACTCATAATTCGAGAAGGAGTCAGATTGCTCAGGCATTCGCAGCATGTATTCCTCACTATTTTGATTTTCCCGGAGTAAAATCTTTTTCAGGTGGAACAAGTATCACTGAGTTACATCCAAATGCGGAGAAGGCTTTAGAGACTTGCGGATTTCGTTTGGAAAACCAAGGACCTCCTCGTAATCCTAAATATTCAATTTGGTGGGCAGATGGAACTCCTCCTCTGATTGCATATTCTAAAAAATTCCAAGATGCTCCGAATCCTTCGTCTGAGTTTATTGCGGTTTTAGTTTGTTCACAAGCGGACGAATCTTGTCCTTATGTTCCAGGAGCAGAAGCAAGAATTTCTCTTCCTTTCGAAGATCCTAAATCAGCAGACGATTCCGAAAATCCTTTGGAGAAATATTTAGAAACCTGTGATCAGATCGCTTCTGAACTTCTTTATACTTTCCGGGAAGTAAAACAGAAACTTTAGATTCTTTCTATTCTTGTTGGAATTCCTACATTTATCGTTTGCCATCTAATTTCTCTCTGTAGAATTCATATTTATGACGGTTCGTAATAAAGAAGATCTGGAAGCATTACAAAGGATTGGCAAGATCACTGCCGAGACTTTGGTCAAAATGAGAGAAGCCGCTAAACCAGGTATTAGCACCAAAGAGTTGGATCGTATTGCGCATTCATATTTTTCTAAGTTCGGAGCAAGAAGTGCTCCTCAACTAATGTATAAATTTCCCGGATACACTTGTATCAGTTTGAATACTGAGATCGCCCACGGAATTCCAAACAATCGTATCTTAAAAGAAGGAGACCTCCTGAATCTGGATGTTTCTTTGGAGTTGAACGGTTATTTTGCAGACACAGGTTTTACTCTGATCGTTGGAAAAGATGATAAAGGTCTAAGTAGACTTTTGGATGTTTCTTCTGAAGCGCTAAAACTTGCTCTTGCAGGTGTGAAGACCGGTGAAAAACTAAATTCTATCGGAAGAACGATTGAGAGTACAGCAAAGAATAATGGATTTAAAGTGATCCGCACGTTATGTGGACATGGAGTAGGAAAATCTCTTCATGAAGAACCATTCGATATTTGTAATTATTACGAACCAAGAGATAAACGAATTCTTAAATCGGGACAGGTTATTGCAGTGGAAACTTTTGTTTCGACTGGCGCGGAAGACTTTGTAGAACAATCAGACGGATGGACCTTAAAAACTCCTGACGGTTCTTTTACTGCCCAGTTTGAACATTCAGTAGTTGTTACTGAACGTGGACCAATTATCTTAACAGCGGCATAAAAAAATGATCACTATAATTTTAAACATACTTCCTATTCTGATATTCATTCTGGTATTTACTATTGCCCTATGGGATAGAAAACAAAAGGAAACGTTTTCTAAAAAATATTTTGGCTCTTTCTTCCCTGCAATTTTATCAGGAGAATTAAAGTCGGATCTAAACTCTGCTTCTTCTCAATTTGGAAATGCAGGGTATGCTGTTCAGAAGGAAGGAGATAAACTTCTTTTTCAGAATGCTTCTCAACTGGCAAAACATAGGAACTGGTTATGGTCTTTCGGTTATGCTAAGAAGACGGAGAACGGATCCATCCAGTATAAATTATTCATTAATTTAGGTGCCGTGCTCACTGTGCCTGCTGCTTTGTTTGTAGTAGCATTCTATGGAATGTTAGTGCAGAATAATATTCCCAAAGGGCAAGTTTCTATTGCGCCTTACTTTTTCCTTGGATTCGCATTTTTCTTTGCGATCTCTAGTTTTATTTCTCAAACGATCAAAGAGAGAAGTTTCCTTAAGAAAAATCTTTCTTAAAATTAGAAAATGTTAATACGGATCGTACTTATTCTTCTTTCCCTTTCCTCTATGTACGGTTTGGGATTGAGGATTGAAAAAAAAGAATTGGGCTCTTGGTCCAAATTTGTTCCGTTCCTAATATTCGCATTCTTTTGGAATTTCGGGATACTCCCCGTTTCCGTATTTTTTACAGGAAAACTTTTAGGAGTACCTGGACTTGCATTTGCGGCAATTTTCCTTTGTGCTGCTTCTCCAGGAGGAGCTTCCGGAGGACTGTTTGTATTAAGAGCAAAAGGGAATCCGGCGTTAGGTGGAATGTTGATCGCATCATTGAATGGAGCGAATACTATTCTGACTCCTTTGATATTTTCTATCTATCAAGGAGGTTCAGGATTTAATTTCGATCTTTTCCTAAAACTTTTTTTGATAGGAACATTCTTACAAGGTTTACCTCTTCTTCTCGGACTCTTAAGTAAATATTTCTTCCCTAAATATTTCGATCCGATTGCTCCTTGGGTAGAAAGATTTAGCACATTCTGTTTGGTATTATCTATTTTACTTTTGATCTTTCAATATGGAGAATATGCATTGAGTCTAGGTTGGATTGTTTGGATCGGCGCTACTGTTGCAGTAGGACTTTCTCTTCTTCCCGGGCTATTTTTATTTAATTCTACGCGAGAAGTCAGGGCTTCCTTGTCCATGGTTTCCGGGATCAGAAGTTTGTCCTTGGCTTTACTTCTTGCAGAACTTCATCTTAAACAAAGTGAAACATTACTTACTGTTCTTATGTATGGAACGGTAATGTATTTAATTAGTGCGATTGCTGCGGAATTTTGGAATGGAAAGAAGAAGATCCAAACATGAATTTTTATTTGAACACATACTCTAAATCTAATTTTATAATAGATGTTCTGGTAATTATTACGTTTACTTTAT
This window of the Leptospira andrefontaineae genome carries:
- a CDS encoding acyl-CoA thioesterase, with the translated sequence MELTIDKPVLSPHSFARIRFQDCDPFGHLNNARYMDYFLEARSEQLRETANFDFYEYGSSSGKSWVVSKVETQYLEPVKQNDVVKIVTRLIKLTPATIHNEYLLLDKEGNRLKAVLRAQFSFIDLQKGRPVRHDQEMMSFLGSFIFDEPGLDDASFEERVKQLRKQVSEGKYSQD
- a CDS encoding MarR family winged helix-turn-helix transcriptional regulator; this encodes MSKKSQNITARKSEKFPSKADMLSAGLSCVNFNLRRASRAVTQFYDRELEKAGLTSQRFSLLHTLGATEGLGLAELADLLVLDRTTLIRNLTPLEELGYVADVPSENKRARKVILTQKGLEALRVAYPIWEEAQATVTEAMGEDDLKRLLKRLNSIVRKRNFKEFSKSED
- a CDS encoding glutathione S-transferase family protein, coding for MKVYGTSVSGNCYKIKLLLHVLKIPYEWIETDTRKGETKTQEFLLKNPVGKVPLLELESGEFLSESNAILYFLAKNTDFFPDDLLAQSRILQWMFFEQYSHEPYIAVNRWLIHFQNKKDDPRIPSNHTKGLDALKIMNDHLAKNQFFGSENLSIADIALFAYTHVAEEGQFPLSDFSNLSSWIRRVKEIPDFIPIY
- a CDS encoding RDD family protein, whose amino-acid sequence is MAYASLSRRVYAQFLDFLILCPVLIPQIMVFYYHNKMVYELFPFYTALHSLLYIGYRFVMHALYGRTLGKAFAGIIVTDSCKGRLGWIRSFIRTLPELALSLVTIMSAVYDSRIFMEHQAEMEGLPLAGVHRILNKWNPLDNFTFWDSIIYYGISVIYIFFSHKRTALHDLFAGTRVLRYKAE
- a CDS encoding amidohydrolase family protein, giving the protein MRIFDSHFHIIDPRFPLVPNHGFLPEPFTVSDYNKQADWLRIKGGAVVSGSFQVFDQTYLLDALSILGKNYVGVTQLPANVQDSEILSLHRSGVRAVRFNVRRGGSEEISKIKEMGARVYDIVGWHVELYIDAKEVDEFLEEVLLSLPKVSIDHLGLSKEGFSTILRLVEKGVRVKATGFGRTNMDIRTALVAIAEINPDALMFGTDLPSTRSPAPFTEEDLHLVTDTFEGELLQKVLYSNALDFYGVNVKV
- a CDS encoding SDR family NAD(P)-dependent oxidoreductase, which produces MKRGFLYKDVSSLTWLQDESKGIADTLGSHVEEPNFLNKIYDLLTILNQILAEIKKTDFSKTVLVTGGSSGIGKELSILLYKQGYNVLVVSVSKEEFKLLQKECKEINSSGKLETLEADLTKTDSVPKILKWVSKLKLEVNVLVNNAGFGLWGKSWELSPEKIDSMLLLNMNAVTRLSNEFSKRMIERNNGFILNVASTASLQPLSYMAAYAASKAYVVSFSEALAAELAPYGVKLGILYPGTTKTNFLTVAGIHKENKKGGLGNLAYSIAMDPKDVAKVAFQAIQNETKRSVPGFMNQAHYYSTKIFPSWIVKRIADRIFKKE
- the map gene encoding type I methionyl aminopeptidase, producing the protein MTVRNKEDLEALQRIGKITAETLVKMREAAKPGISTKELDRIAHSYFSKFGARSAPQLMYKFPGYTCISLNTEIAHGIPNNRILKEGDLLNLDVSLELNGYFADTGFTLIVGKDDKGLSRLLDVSSEALKLALAGVKTGEKLNSIGRTIESTAKNNGFKVIRTLCGHGVGKSLHEEPFDICNYYEPRDKRILKSGQVIAVETFVSTGAEDFVEQSDGWTLKTPDGSFTAQFEHSVVVTERGPIILTAA
- a CDS encoding bile acid:sodium symporter, translated to MLIRIVLILLSLSSMYGLGLRIEKKELGSWSKFVPFLIFAFFWNFGILPVSVFFTGKLLGVPGLAFAAIFLCAASPGGASGGLFVLRAKGNPALGGMLIASLNGANTILTPLIFSIYQGGSGFNFDLFLKLFLIGTFLQGLPLLLGLLSKYFFPKYFDPIAPWVERFSTFCLVLSILLLIFQYGEYALSLGWIVWIGATVAVGLSLLPGLFLFNSTREVRASLSMVSGIRSLSLALLLAELHLKQSETLLTVLMYGTVMYLISAIAAEFWNGKKKIQT